TGGGGAGGGTTCTGGATCGATGGGTCACCATGAGCCCGGAGGACGAGGTCGTGACCTTGCACCAGTTTCTACGTTTCGGGGAAACCAAATCCATCGTGGAGCTGATGACCGAGGAGCAGCAGATCCGCCCAGAAACCCATCGCAACCCCGCTTTCAAGCCGAGAGACAAACCGCCCTCCAGAACGCACCCCTTTGAGAATCTGCCAGGAGGAAGTCTGGCGTTCCTGCAGCCGTTCCACTGCGTCAGTGCGTCCGTGTTTCCACCCTCACATCCCGCGACACAGCGGCTCAGCAAACAGTACAACGGTGCAGATGAAATGAGAACCAGAAACAAAAGAGATGGTGCATCTGAAAGATCGCTACAGATACGAAGTTCCACACGGTCACCGAAACGCCTGCGAAACGTAGAACAACGTCAAGTGGGAGTCGACGAGCTGATCTCAGACTCTTCGGGAGCCGGGGAACGGTCCTCGAGCAAAGCTCGCGTGAGCTGCAGCGCGTGCGCCAAGACGTTTTACGATAAAGGAACGCTGAAGATCCACTTCAACGCCGTGCACTTGAAGATCAAACACCGCTGTACGGTCGAAGGCTGCAACATGATGTTCAGCTCACTGCGCAGCCGAAACCGACACAGCGCAAACCCCAACCCACGACTGCACGCCGCGCTCGAACAGACGACACGCAGATTCCTCGCTCAACCGCGTCGACCAGTCTTGCGTGACTCGACCTCTCCAGTCTCCATGGAGAACACCAGCACTGTATTGACCGACCGCCAGATTCCAGTCAGCCGTgaaggaggagggggaggagCTACAGGCAATCGCACGGCCAATCAGAACGGGCTTAGCCATGTGATTGACGTGATGCCGAAAAAGAAGTCGCGGAAGTCCAGTACGCCGTTGAAGCTTAAACAAGACACTCACAGTGAAGAACACGATCACTTATCGCAAGCGGTCAACAGTCTCCATTGCATCCAGTCACCTATGACCATCACACAGGGGCAGCACAACTACAAGCATCTCTGGATTCAAGGAGTGCATGATGAATGGAAAGGCAGGCGTCGATCTCTACTAAAGGTCAAAGATGAGCCGTGTGACCCCATCTGTGACTGTAGAGGTCGTCACCGTAGCAACCTGTGACCGAGACAACATGAGATCAGAACTGACTCTACACCGAAAAGAATCGGGTGAAGGGTTTCGCTCAGAAGTCGCTGTGATTTTTCACCAATAATTACAAACGAAACGGCAAGAATTTAATTCTGAGGTCGAAAAACGTAAATATTATTCTCTTGTAAAAACATattcatacataaaaaaaattctgtacaaTATATGCTCCTGATCTTGACGTGAAGATTTCTCCGTGCACGTTGTTGTTATGAAAAAAATTGAGTTTGTGAACTTGAGTCAAAATAAAATAGGTGTGTTGGGCCAAAGTCACTTTAAGGCATTTCGTATTTTAAATCACCagtgaaatctgacaacaactgtctcttaaatgttgttttgtttgctGAAACAGCATCAAAggaataaacatgaaaaaactaCAGGGGTTAACTTACAATAAATATTCACAAGAAAAAGATTCGAAGATGTTCTACATCCCTTTTTTGTTATTTCTTAGCTCTTTAACACTTCAATGTAAtgcttaaagggttatttcacccaaaaatgaaaattaggcctcGTTTTACTCACCGCCGAGGCAtcataggtgtatatgactttcatttttcagaagaaaccagtcggagttatattaaatattgtctttgatcttttaaGCTCTATCATTTCAGTCAGCGGGTGTTgcttgcatcagtccaaaagaagcttaataaaaagtgaatgaaagtctcctgtagcgaatcgatgcttttttgtaagaaacatatatatattctaaacctaataatcactttaatctagcttgcgttCACAGTTGTAAACTGTGTTCTGTTAATATCTATTTTTAACACATTTCCTTTTTATCTTCTGGTGCACAACATGGGTCTAAAATGACCCGTACTCATTTCCTATGTTATTTTATGCATAGCTGGGAATTGTTTTATCTTttgaaaatctgtttattttagcATGTAATATTCCATACGTGCCCCTTTTCCTAGACCCATCGTGGGAAATGTCATAAAAGATAAaaattttattgttgttgtttactcttatattccacaagacaaaataatgccTGTGCCACATGATCATGGTGAGAACTTTACTTCCAGAAACTTTCTGGTTCTGAtggtgtttcatttttattttattttatttattcatgttttgtgattgttgttTATGTTTCTGTGTGCATATTCTGCATATTTGAATCCAGCAATGATTGTATGAATTTGAGATCCGTCTTTAATAACTATTACAAAAGCcgcaaacattcactgatgctcaagACGATGTAAACATGATTCAGTAAAATTTAAGCATGGAATTAAGTAAAATCTACTTAACCAGGACCTCACTGAGATAGGCCAAGTTAGGCGGCCCAGTTATACAAATACACATATAACAAACAACAATACAGCACAcaataaaacagcattaaaagTACAGACTTGGAAGCATTTGCAAATCATTAAATCTCGCTAAAACACTCAAATGTTTGAGTAAGAATGagtcattttgagtagaaaatgaCCTCAGACAGTCACAAAACAGCAACCTAACAACAAAAGCAACCATCAAACGGTGTAAAAACAACTGGAAAACTGGAAAATCATTAATTCCCCAGTGCATCATGAGAACACAGGATCAAAATTTTGAGATTTACTTAAATAACCCTTATAAACACAAGTTCAAACTTAAATTGAGCACTAATATAAAAAGTactctctttattattattattttttcagaatataaGAATACCggtctaaattattatttttattattattatttgtcttgtGGCAAGTATGTCGTTTCATAGGGGAAATACCGAGTAAAACATcacttttatttacaaattatcaAAAATAAGAAAGGAACCTTTTGTACTCTACTGTAAATAGCGATTGAAATTAATAttatgtgacaactagccccgttCTCCAGCGCCTGAAGTGAATCTGATCCCACGCGCGCGTTGAGAGATCATGTGACGCGGCCGCTGTCCACGGTGCTGAAATCCTCCGGTGCTGAAATCCTCACCGACGATGGTACATTAGTTAAGATCTGATTTTTTCTGCGGCTCCATCAAACGCGCGCGCTCAGGGCGGGTCGTGTGACGTCACGCGCGCGTCCACGGACCAGACGCTCGGCGAGTCAACGGATGTTTGTACCTCAAAACCCCAAATAAAACCATCACTTAAAGCGGAACGACGGGAACAGATAACGCGGGGAGATGTCTGTGGCGGGGCTGAAGAAGCAGTTTCACAAAGCGACTCAGGTAAGAGCGGAATCCATCCGTTATTCGCGGTGCATTTGATCCGCGCGAAAGCGCGTGCGCTCGAGGCTGAATCACGGCACGAGTTTGCTCCAGAAACAGACGCTTAATCCGCGGTCAGACGGTTAATGTGCTTGTTTATGAATGTGTGAACACAGCGCGAGACCTGCGGGGGACCGGACGCCGTCACGTGATCCCCAAATGTTCACGCGCGTTATGTAATCGGCCGCGCGCGCTCGAACGATGCTCACCTGTGGAGAAAGGCACAGGTTAATCCGGATTTATGATTCAATTCAGTTTCTGTATAAACGCGAACCTTTGAGTGATGAATGCAAAAACGTTACTTTTTCCCCCTGTTTTACATTCTTGTACAGGAAAAACAGTTAATGTTGTCACATGCCAATGTTAAAATTAAGAATcaacataaaattaaatgtgtgtgtgtgcatatatttatatatgagctaggaataaacacaaaataaaaataaatgttttaacaaatgCTGTAGgctaatgctttaaaaaatacaataataaaatatgcttTACAAACTTCTCTGACAAAAATTGCTAGTACATTTTTCCAATTAATTATacagaaatggcaagtaacacgctgaattaaacatgcaattgtGAAGCAGAAAGAATGAAATAGTTTGTCCTACTCCAGTACTCTCCAGTAATTATACAGTGTAGAGAAAACGTGTTACTTTTTTGCATTGCATATCAGTTCTGATGAGTTTTACAGCATTATGTGAGGGTTGTTGTAATAATACATTATTGATAATGCATGCATTCAGTTGTGAGTGTATTTAACTGTGTGTGTCTAAAATAGCTCATCTTGTGTGACATAAACACCTCCAGCCAACCAGAAATAGAAATGTGAATCAATACTCTGTtcttactgcacacacacacacacacacacacacacacacacacacacacacacacagatgtgaaTCAATACTCAGGGAACAGCGAGTGTGTTTGTGCTCTGGTTAGTTCAGTCTCCGCTGGTAATTAAAGTTGCATTGATAATGAATTGTGAATGCTGAGCTCATCAAACAGTAGAAGACTGGAGAGATTTGTTAAAAGCTATTTCAAACAATTAAGACTTCAGTTACCTACAGTTCCGGCAGTCCTAATATTAGCTGGTTGGATCCACTAATATCCCCTGATTGGATGATCACAAGGACTTCTCTGGGTCATATTCCAAAAAAAGTGAGTAAGGTAAGAAGTCGCTAATCAGTTTAGAGCTTTATAAACCATTAAAAGGACCTTAAAATCAATTCAGGAGTGGACCTGGAGGAGTGTAATGACATTAACGTCAGTGtgatgtgttaatattttttaaccCCAGTCCGAAGCCTGGATGCTGCATTCTGAACCACTTGAAGTCTGGAAGTGAGCCTTGACTTATCCCTATATAGAGTGCTTTACAGTAGTCGAGCTTTGATGTAATGAGGGCATGAATAGCCCTCTCAAAGATCTTAAAAGACAGAAAGGACTTCACCTTTGACAGTGCTCTTAGATTGAAGAAACTAGATTTGACCACAGAGCTGACCTGAATGTCAAACTTCAAAGCAGTATCCAAATAGACTCCCATATTTTTTCATAGGGTTTTACATATGGAGagatattacaattttaattgtttgttttttggattcAGTGTGCCCAAATAAAATAATCGTatgtcttattttcatttaaatgtagaaaatgtaCGGCCATCCATACCTTTAAATCATTAAGGCAGGCCAGCAGAGAGATTATAAACAATGTTTATCTGGTTTTAAGAGGAGATAAATTTGAGTGTTGTCTGCGTATCAGTGAAAGAAAATGTCATATTTCTGCTTTGGAGCCAAGATAGAGCCCTGGGGGACTCCAGTCGTGACGCTGTGTGATCTGGACAGATTAGTGCGTGAAACTGGATGATTGCACACATcacgtgtgactggagtaagtgagtgtgtgtgtatgtgtgtgtgagagagagtgtgtgtatgtgtgtgagtgtgtgtgtgtgtgtgtgtgagagagagagcgagagatagagagagagagagagaaagggtgtgtgtgagtgtgtgtgtgtgtgtgtgagagagagagaaagtgtgtgtgtgtgtgtgtgtgtgtgtgttaattttgttaaaatatagtaATTGTACTAATACCTAATTATTAGGACAAGTAattaaaatccaaataaaattTTTGGAGGTGCAATTTTTATagaaatttaataatataattaatgtttaatattgtaattattaagTTAATTGATGAttatactactattattatttaatgagatTTAAcgtatacatttaaaatgatatattgtCTTTACAGTATGAGATGTTGTCAACAAATGTGTTCATAAACATTAAAAGAACATGtaattaatgatttaaataattataatattatttatagttatttaataAATGACACTAATGCAATAACacttcatttaatttatattttttatgtaaattatagaaatatttttacattagtaATTATAAAAGAAAcctaaattcaaatttatttcaagctttataaatttttatggaaatgtataattataaatatatttattaggtTAAATTTTGATGATACTTCTTCTAGTACTATTTAATGAGTTACTAAGATATCAGAATgtctttacattgtttatttatagttttataagATATAGAGATAATCAGataat
This Carassius gibelio isolate Cgi1373 ecotype wild population from Czech Republic chromosome A23, carGib1.2-hapl.c, whole genome shotgun sequence DNA region includes the following protein-coding sequences:
- the LOC127944407 gene encoding zinc finger protein basonuclin-2 isoform X1, producing the protein MGTWTHTLLQEMDRDESLLERDEQNRTLRMKDEVQVVGCTHAECPCECFLPGPAQIRSCDRCAHGWVVHAVGKLCAPALLCSGQVEIVQSNVVFDISSLILYGTQALPVRMKILLDRLFSVLTHTQVLNIIHTLGWTLRDYVRGYMLQDSLGRVLDRWVTMSPEDEVVTLHQFLRFGETKSIVELMTEEQQIRPETHRNPAFKPRDKPPSRTHPFENLPGGSLAFLQPFHCVSASVFPPSHPATQRLSKQYNGADEMRTRNKRDGASERSLQIRSSTRSPKRLRNVEQRQVGVDELISDSSGAGERSSSKARVSCSACAKTFYDKGTLKIHFNAVHLKIKHRCTVEGCNMMFSSLRSRNRHSANPNPRLHAALEQTTRRFLAQPRRPVLRDSTSPVSMENTSTVLTDRQIPVSREGGGGGATGNRTANQNGLSHVIDVMPKKKSRKSSTPLKLKQDTHSEEHDHLSQAVNSLHCIQSPMTITQGQHNYKHLWIQGVHDEWKGRRRSLLKVKDEPCDPICDCRGRHRSNL
- the LOC127944407 gene encoding zinc finger protein basonuclin-2 isoform X2, whose protein sequence is MGTWTHTLLQEMDRDESLLERDEQNRTLRMKDEVVGCTHAECPCECFLPGPAQIRSCDRCAHGWVVHAVGKLCAPALLCSGQVEIVQSNVVFDISSLILYGTQALPVRMKILLDRLFSVLTHTQVLNIIHTLGWTLRDYVRGYMLQDSLGRVLDRWVTMSPEDEVVTLHQFLRFGETKSIVELMTEEQQIRPETHRNPAFKPRDKPPSRTHPFENLPGGSLAFLQPFHCVSASVFPPSHPATQRLSKQYNGADEMRTRNKRDGASERSLQIRSSTRSPKRLRNVEQRQVGVDELISDSSGAGERSSSKARVSCSACAKTFYDKGTLKIHFNAVHLKIKHRCTVEGCNMMFSSLRSRNRHSANPNPRLHAALEQTTRRFLAQPRRPVLRDSTSPVSMENTSTVLTDRQIPVSREGGGGGATGNRTANQNGLSHVIDVMPKKKSRKSSTPLKLKQDTHSEEHDHLSQAVNSLHCIQSPMTITQGQHNYKHLWIQGVHDEWKGRRRSLLKVKDEPCDPICDCRGRHRSNL